In Helianthus annuus cultivar XRQ/B chromosome 3, HanXRQr2.0-SUNRISE, whole genome shotgun sequence, a single window of DNA contains:
- the LOC110943642 gene encoding uncharacterized protein LOC110943642 encodes MTDGKKPDAESSDQPSKSHLHPAYSVTNVQSKIRTLDGVKVTYTSWVKLFKLHVVAYQVIDHIDGTDPPAETTPEYRQWKEIDALVLQWIYSTVSDDLLGRVIDAGPTAIKA; translated from the coding sequence ATGACCGACGGCAAGAAACCAGACGCTGAATCTTCGGATCAGCCGTCTAAATCACACCTCCATCCAGCATATTCTGTCACTAACGTGCAATCCAAAATACGTACGTTAGATGGCGTTAAGGTTACGTATACCTCCTGGGTAAAATTATTCAAACTTCATGTCGTCGCCTATCAGGTTATAGACCATATTGATGGGACAGACCCACCCGCAGAAACAACACCTGAATACCGGCAGTGGAAAGAAATTGATGCCCTGGTACTGCAGTGGATTTATAGCACCGTCTCTGACGACCTTTTGGGACGTGTTATTGATGCTGGCCCTACAGCGATTAAAGCTTAG